Proteins from a genomic interval of Tenacibaculum sp. SZ-18:
- the gldI gene encoding gliding motility-associated peptidyl-prolyl isomerase GldI, with translation MKSKLYIICVMILGFGGCKELEPRRPKQHSITNFYKEVIAQNKKLNALETEKIKSYFKQDTLNTYHSSAHGFWYSYQSKDTVSIYSPGKGDVVKVRYNITKLNNDSFYDYQTKDYIVDKEDFIPGLQEGIKLMKKGETITFVIPSYRAYGVTGDGHKVGMNQTLKSTLTLIEIKKLNNESK, from the coding sequence ATGAAGAGTAAATTATATATAATTTGTGTAATGATTTTAGGTTTTGGAGGGTGTAAGGAATTAGAACCTAGAAGACCTAAACAACATTCGATTACTAACTTTTATAAAGAAGTTATAGCTCAAAATAAAAAGTTAAATGCTTTAGAGACAGAGAAGATTAAAAGTTATTTCAAGCAAGATACATTAAATACATATCATTCCTCGGCTCATGGTTTTTGGTACTCTTATCAAAGTAAAGATACAGTTTCTATCTATTCACCTGGTAAAGGTGATGTAGTAAAGGTTCGTTACAATATTACCAAACTTAATAACGATTCTTTTTATGATTATCAAACAAAAGATTATATCGTAGATAAGGAGGATTTTATTCCTGGTTTACAAGAAGGAATAAAGTTGATGAAAAAAGGAGAAACTATTACATTTGTAATTCCTTCATACCGAGCTTATGGTGTTACGGGTGATGGACACAAAGTAGGAATGAATCAAACATTAAAAAGTACATTAACATTAATAGAAATAAAAAAACTAAATAATGAAAGTAAGTAA
- a CDS encoding FKBP-type peptidyl-prolyl cis-trans isomerase — protein sequence MKVSKIVAVAVLGLTVMSCGKQLGGTNKSLETELDSVSYSLGLNTGVRMRADPNAKELDPELYVQGFLNGADSTNIKINIDEAVQLMRSYFQRKQMEDMEKRKKEMEQKAEIEHADYKKENEAFLAENKGKEGVVTTESGLQYIVLKEGNGASPKIADYVRVHYHGTTIDGNVFDSSINRGTPAEFGVTQVIKGWTEGLQLMKEGSKFKFFIPQELAYGFQGSRNVIKPYSTLIFEVELLEVKSSTKPAADGHTDHSGPDHKHHD from the coding sequence ATGAAAGTAAGTAAGATTGTAGCAGTTGCTGTTTTAGGATTAACAGTAATGTCGTGTGGTAAGCAATTAGGAGGAACTAATAAAAGCTTAGAAACTGAATTAGATTCAGTAAGTTATTCATTAGGATTGAATACAGGAGTAAGAATGAGAGCAGATCCAAATGCAAAAGAATTAGATCCAGAATTGTATGTTCAAGGTTTTTTAAATGGTGCAGATTCAACAAATATTAAAATTAATATTGATGAAGCTGTTCAACTTATGAGGTCTTACTTCCAAAGAAAGCAAATGGAGGATATGGAGAAAAGAAAGAAGGAAATGGAACAAAAAGCTGAAATTGAACATGCTGATTATAAGAAAGAAAATGAAGCATTTTTAGCAGAAAATAAAGGTAAAGAAGGAGTTGTAACTACAGAAAGTGGTTTACAGTATATCGTTTTAAAAGAAGGAAACGGAGCTTCTCCAAAGATTGCTGATTATGTAAGAGTTCATTATCACGGAACAACTATAGATGGTAATGTTTTCGATAGTTCTATAAATAGAGGAACTCCCGCTGAGTTTGGAGTAACACAAGTGATCAAAGGTTGGACTGAAGGTTTACAATTAATGAAAGAAGGTTCAAAGTTTAAGTTCTTTATACCTCAAGAGTTGGCTTACGGATTTCAAGGTAGTAGAAACGTTATCAAACCTTATTCAACTTTAATTTTTGAAGTTGAGCTATTAGAAGTTAAATCTTCGACCAAACCAGCTGCTGACGGACATACTGATCATAGTGGTCCTGATCACAAGCATCATGATTAA